TGACACCGTATAATGAGATGCAGTCTATGTCCGGTtgcctgtctctacctctccaacTCTCCCTCACCCACTCTCCCCTCCAACCCCCATAATTAACACACTTACTTCCTCCATCATACTTGCTCTCTTGTAGATGTACAATCCTGAGCTCCTGTTTATTGTACTATTCCAGGTTCCCTCGAGTCCATAGCAAACAGAATATCTTGGGATAGAGACATAACAAAGTATGGCCTTCAGATTACATCTTCTTTTCGATCTTCCAATGTTCTTTTGATCACCTGTTACTTACAACTATTGAGACAGATCCGTCACCTCCCAATCATGCATTGAATTTCTTTGATTTGCATTTTTAACTATGAACACCCAGTGCACTACAAGTGGACCAATGAATCCAATTCTTAACAAAATAGGCTTTTGAATGATATGTTCAAGAAAATATAGATTTAGACAAGAGAAAACACAGTAGTTGTACCACATAATATTTTAACACATTGCTATTTTATTATAATATGTGAATTGCTGTTTGTGACCTGTATATCATATTGTATTCTAATGAATACAAACTACCGCACCAACAAATATAGAATACAGTGATGAGAGATGTATAGAAGACAGTTACAAATAGTTATTCTTAAATatatattcattcattcattctgaTGAACTGCATTATGACAGTCATTGATGGTCAGCCTAGCTATATTTCCCCTCCTCTGTGACCCGCCATTTTGTGCTTTAGCAATTGTCTGTGATTGACTCACATTGTTGGCAGGGGTTGAGGAGTTGTTGTCCTTTTTTAGAGGGAACTGTCAGGATCAACATACCGTATGTGTCTTGGCACAAGAAACCTAGCTGAACAATATTGACACATTACTAAAATGTGAGTGGCTCCATTATAATGCAGGGCTCTGTTTGTGTTCAGATGCCAACTGATCACAACTGTTGTAAACAATTCATTACTACAATTATGGTCAGCTTATAATAAATAATCACTCAGTTTTACATGTATTTTTCAAGTTCCAGTATTACCCATTTTTCTAATAATTTTAACATCACACAGTCCGATCATTATCAATTATCTACACATAGTGCTATGGATTCATGACGATGAGGACAGCACCAGCTAAGTCACGGCTTTGAAATGAACCGAAGACTAAAGTGTCTGACAACATTCACTGTGACACCTATGAGTGAGAACAGTTACAGTATGTAAGTCCCACCATAATGTTCTATGTGAGATGCGTTTATGCACTTGACACAGTCATCATTGGAACCCTATCAACATCAGCATCTTCAGCAGCCTCATCAGTTATTTGTGTCACACAGTATTAGTCCACAGAGGAAAAAGGATCCCATGTACAGTAATCACTCCTAGCTATTGCTTTTCTTGAATGAGATTTCTAGAATCTAGAATCACTGAGCACAGAGCATGGAAAGTCCAGGTGAAATCATCCATTGCTGcctagaacagaacagacaaacacagaataCTTAAACACCCAAGTACCAACTCGGTCAGAGCTAAAACATCCCCTTCAATCCTGAATAATTTTCTGTTGGAATGAAATCCGCCTGTTTGCCCTGGGCAGGAACGGGGACTGGGAGATAGTGTCTTGATTGGGATGGACCTAGACTCAAACATTGCTCCAGGGTGTCCGCGATCCTTCGCAGAAGCTTATGGCCATTGCATCATAATCGAAACAGTGTTAAAGCTTGTAATTTCTCCACTTGGCTTGCTCCATTGGTTCATGTTGTGTTCATATGTTCAGTTcatattgtgtgtttgtgttgttgacTTCATAAATTACGTATATTAGATATTTGTGAATAACACAATTACTATCACTCTGGATCAAAATAGTAGCATTGAACTGTGTATTTATTTGCTTAAACAACTAACTATTCATATCCTCGGAATATGATTTACCACAAGTACTGAATTATTGAAATAATTAATAATAACCAAATTAGTAGAATAACTAAATACATGTTTATTTTCTAAAATGGTTAGGTTTATTGGAATGGAAGGATATTGACGTATGAATCCGCAACATCTACGCTAGGACTTAGGCAACACAAACGTTATAAATTCACAGTTGAGTGACAGTATCACTAAGAATAGCAGACCCGCAGCCCTTAAGACGTGATGTGGTCAGATCAAGGCATCCCGTACACAGGCTAAGatgtgttctctctttctcttcattatttcattcctcctctctgtctgcgcCTCCTCTTCTATGTCTCGGCAGTGCCTGAGCAGCCTAAAGAAGTCTCTTTACTTTGCCTAATTTCCTCACGATGTCCTCCGATGTTTGTCCCTCCATCCAAAGATTTGAGGAGAGCAAAACAGGCTCTGTGATGGAGTAATGGGTGGTGAGAAAGAAGGGTGAGTGACATCACCCAGTCTTAGTCTTGCATGCTCTTTCTCTTTTACTGTCTTTCAATCTCCTCTTTGTCGCTTTGTCTTCTATTCTGTGTTTAGAAACTCACCAAGGCATAGACCATACTGccaaggacagagagaggcaggaaaTAGGAAAGAAGGACAGCAATGTTAGAAGGAATGTGATGTTGCCAAGCAATAACATCATGTCCCATGTCACTCTTTTTTTAGGTCTGAGTGACAGCAGTTATTGTGCAGTAAGAAGAGGAGGCTCCCATTCATACAGATCCCCATTCTCCAATGAACTTGGCTGGACTGATGATAAATAGCTTGATTAATATGACCTCACCTGTAATATGACCTCACCTGTAATATGACCTCACCTGTACAGGTAGTAGAAGAAGGAGAGCAGGTAGAAGCCCAGCTTACACCAGGACTCCTTCTGACAGTAGTTCAGGATGTCTGCATTCATCACACTGACAGGGTCATACATTACCTCTGACCCATCTGCCGGCCGATGGAAAAACctgacgagagagagcgagagagagagcattcttaCAACAGAAACAACTAAAAAGCATCCTGTTTGAGAGAGTGGTGGGACTtggttgtgtcatgttgtgtcatgttgtgtcgtgttgttcatgttgtgttgtgtccttcgtgttgtgttgtgtcgtgTTGTTCGGGtcgtgttgtgttgtgtcgtTCGTGttgtgttgttaatgttgtttgtgttgtgtcatgtcatgttgtttgtgttgtgttgtgttgtgttgtgttgtgtcttgtttgtgttgtgttgtgtcatgttgtgtcgtgtcctgttgtgttgtgttgtgtcttgtGTCATGTTTTGTGTCATGTTTTGTTGCGTCTTGTCGTGTCTTGTTGTGTTGTTCGTGTCGTGTTGTGTCGTGCCATGCTGTGTTATGTCGTCTTGTGTCGTGTGTGTACCTCCAGAGATGGTAGAAGAGCAGGGGGATGTTTAGGCCCAGGGTGACCCACTCCCCAGCACACATGAACATCAGGCAGAACAGCCCATGGATGGAGTACTCTGGCACCACCAGCTAGAAATAAAACATACAAATAGGGTGCACACCACACAAATGCAAATGTCGTTATCAGAAACATTTCAGGACAAAATGCTTTGAAAAGGAatcagttatgattttcatatggaATGAGAGTAGCAGGgatcagttatgattttcatatggaATGAGAGTAGCAGGgatcagttatgattttcatatggaATGAGAGTAGCAGGgatcagttatgattttcatatggaATGAGAGTAGCAGGgatcagttatgattttcatatggaATGAGAGTAGCAGGgatcagttatgattttcatatggaATGAGAGTAGCAGGgatcagttatgattttcatatggaATGAGAGTGGCAGGgatcagttatgattttcatatggaATGAGAGTAGCAGGgatcagttatgattttcatatggaATGAGAGTAGCAGGgaccagttatgattttcataaaaGCCTGCTGGCCTCCAGGTGTTCCCTCCTTCAATCTCCCTTCATCGACTCTACAGCTTGTCCAttaacactgacagagaaaatTAGGGAGTGGTGGCAGTATATAAAGCCAGGTaattataatgtgtgtgtgtgtgcgtgtgtgcgtgcgtgcgccttGGAGCCACTTACTGACCTTCCGCAGCAAGTTGCATATTCTTTCAATATTCAGAATTCTTTCCCTCTGAAAAGtgaacagagagaaaggagagtcaGATATGGGGAGTCAGATATGGAGAGTCAGATATGGGGAGTCAGATATGGAGAGTCAGATATGGGGAGTCAGATATGGGGAGTCAGATATGGAGAGTCAGATATGGGGAGTCAGATATGGAGAGTCAGATATGGGGAGTCAGATACAGAACGTTATTGTGTAGCTATATGAGATGAAGGAACCCTCAGCAAAAATATCACTGGCAAAATAGAAGCAACATTACATTGAGTAAATGCTTCACACATGATAAATAAATAGATTAAACATGATAAATAAACCAAAATAAGACAAAGGCAAAATAAGACAAAGGTTTTTCTATTTGAATAAGTAGCCATggtctatgtgtgtctgtctgtctgtctgcctgtctgtctatagtgCTCTACTCTTCACAGCTGTGACTGTAGATGGGCTCATAGAACTGGGTCACACTTCACAGAACTCTACTCCCTTTCATAAAGCAGGGGACCTTACCGCTCTGGTGGGGTTGCTCTGATCGATTGGGTTCTTGAAGTCTGTGCACAGCTCGTCAAACGCAATAATCTAAAAACACATGTACAGTGTATATGGTTACATTTTCTATCATTTGCATTGGATAAAGATAAATTAATATTGAACGTAAATGGATGGTGTTTTCTTTCACATTCACAATGTGTTATTCTCGTTAAATTCCAATCATATCCCTTTTAGCCTCTTTTCACAAGATTTCTTATTATCTTAAAGGggtaatctgcagttgctacaacCATTTTTGGACtgtaaattaatgatatgtacccattgattcttgaagaatataatttataatgcctcatgagcttagctcAACTGTCTTACCCCATCAGAACTCAAAATAGAAGCTTGTTTGACTCCAATGTTTTTAAACAAAGTCAATGTAatcaaacactatatagcctcacaACATGGTTAAAGCTATAATtttggtcagtccttgcatccatagctacATTTTTCCAGCTCCATCCCACCTTATCTTGCAGCTGAGAATTGAATGTTGGTTGGATTTCGTCACCGTTTCTGTCGTGTACCAGTTTGCCACCGGCCTGAAATGGAACCTCAATTTCCAGAGGTCAGGTCTTTAACTAACGGATCTCTGATCCGTCCGTACACGGTTTTCGGCACTCCCATGGGACGACAGAAAACAGGTATTGAAATCCGGCTCGAAGGACCAATTGATAAGAGAATTTccaatcccaatgataataacaatcaatcaatagcTCTGACCAATTCCTGAGGTTTGTAAGACCATGGGTATAATAATAATTAGTCAAAGACTCAGCTTATACAAAACGTTAGTACAGTTTATTCAGAGAACATTCTAAAGTCAGGAATacaaaacaattcattttatactgacttctcacgcccacacattcacacaaccatacgcacgcacgcacgcacgcacgcacacgcacacgcacacgcacacgcacacgcacacacacacacacacacacacacacacacacacacacacacacacacacacacacacacacacacacacacacacacacatgtactgcTACCCAGCCGCCAGAGATTAGTGACCTTGTCCTTGAGACatactccctgttctctcccaaatctctagtcaggtcagcaccaagctcagacagtctgtgtttataaTGCCATAAAGACATATTatctttaccctaattctgactagactacacatttattgattatgatgttatacattctaatcacttccatacaattatatgtttcaGGGCGGAATATTTTAATCATTCAACTAACCGATAATTCTCACCTAACAGCTTTTTACCAAACGAGAGGCTGGGAGTTC
The Salvelinus fontinalis isolate EN_2023a chromosome 10, ASM2944872v1, whole genome shotgun sequence DNA segment above includes these coding regions:
- the cnih2 gene encoding protein cornichon homolog 2 isoform X1, whose product is MDATEIEKGKAENSDMVSTQIDRVGRGRSWIFSDRHIYHQTQIIAFDELCTDFKNPIDQSNPTRARERILNIERICNLLRKLVVPEYSIHGLFCLMFMCAGEWVTLGLNIPLLFYHLWRFFHRPADGSEVMYDPVSVMNADILNYCQKESWCKLGFYLLSFFYYLYSMVYALVSF
- the cnih2 gene encoding protein cornichon homolog 2 isoform X2 — encoded protein: MAFTFAAFCYMLTLVLCAALIFFVIWQIIAFDELCTDFKNPIDQSNPTRARERILNIERICNLLRKLVVPEYSIHGLFCLMFMCAGEWVTLGLNIPLLFYHLWRFFHRPADGSEVMYDPVSVMNADILNYCQKESWCKLGFYLLSFFYYLYSMVYALVSF